Proteins from a single region of Sphingomonas sp.:
- a CDS encoding response regulator transcription factor: MSNAVLVIDDEDAIRLLVRRALDRDGHEVLEAGNASEGLSLARARTPAVVLLDLGLPDRDGLELVQPLVTGGAAVIVVTARDATAEKVAALDLGADDYVTKPFDTDELLARVRSALRRHRPGGGHAPAIDGLTIDEQAHRVTIDGKEVHLTPKEFALLALLARYPGRVVTHATLLRELWGPAHIDDIEYLRVAVRALRLKIEANPSAPTRLRNEPGVGYRFG; encoded by the coding sequence ATGAGCAATGCGGTGCTGGTGATCGACGACGAAGATGCGATCAGGCTGCTCGTCCGCCGCGCGCTCGATCGCGACGGGCATGAGGTGCTGGAGGCTGGCAACGCTAGCGAAGGCCTCTCCTTGGCGAGGGCGCGGACGCCCGCCGTCGTCCTGCTCGATCTGGGCTTGCCCGATCGCGACGGCCTAGAGCTCGTGCAGCCGCTGGTGACCGGCGGCGCTGCGGTCATCGTGGTCACCGCGCGCGACGCCACTGCGGAGAAAGTCGCCGCGCTAGATCTCGGCGCGGACGATTACGTCACCAAGCCGTTTGACACCGATGAACTTCTCGCCCGCGTCCGCTCCGCGCTGCGCCGGCATCGGCCAGGCGGTGGTCACGCGCCCGCGATCGACGGCCTGACGATCGACGAGCAGGCCCACCGCGTGACGATCGACGGGAAAGAGGTGCACCTGACCCCAAAGGAATTCGCACTGCTCGCCCTGCTGGCCCGATATCCGGGCCGTGTCGTCACCCATGCGACATTGCTGCGAGAGCTGTGGGGCCCCGCCCACATCGACGATATCGAATATCTCAGGGTGGCGGTGCGCGCGCTACGCCTGAAGATCGAGGCCAATCCATCCGCGCCCACGCGGCTCCGAAACGAACCCGGCGTGGGTTATCGTTTCGGTTGA